Proteins from a genomic interval of Xanthomonas sp. AM6:
- a CDS encoding SdrD B-like domain-containing protein, producing the protein MMAILLLAAPALAAAADLQITNLSDTGYDPTPAGGSVVYSVTVENSAADTVNNAVVIFDLPAGAQAGAPLPATCSVAAGNAQRIECRVGTLVGTFSSNGAPVTFQLPVSTVGLAPGTIEIRGAIGVETGLPAASTPIASLADADAFFAGDSNAANNRRLEATTLESAGDLSVEKTATPNPVVAGAEVTYTVTVRNAGPSASAGFSVIDTLPAAVQYVANSFSGSGWTFNSGSMTATHAGALANGGSSSFTFRARVTAASGNIINTARVEAGGTPDPLPDNNTGSVTTTVSAGADLALSKSVNPSPAISGQPVTFNIQVRNQGPSAAVNPRFVDNLPTGFLATGGTAPAGWTCTNSNGNATRTCVLNGSLAVGAVADFTIESTVPASGTNSSGDVTNSATASADTPDANNADNTGSTTFTVLADGADLSMNKTKTPALVPVWSGIGSDLDSRMTSTIVVRNMGPRPATGQVQTVDTLATGEELLQPDGSVAQPGVAFAAGAWTCVVDQAYSGASVQHVTCDLGAGSLPLAVGAQAPTLQLLTRARSSSANLLNNACTGGSGGSIEPLTGNGIDRDPETDNDCSGAGTRTTDERADLSIAKRTNGAGDGDNVLAANQDTLSYTLTVTNNGPDSTTGVVVNDTVPGFVNGRTQISVTTTPAGWICTINGASVVCRSGTTALANGATAQIVIQVQRALFDSFNQAAGTCGGTAISGAFCNTAGVGIDAAVAGSVGELNGNNNQASDWIRIARVANVATTAKTISSGTPGRAGVNTTYVMSYINRGPSTVPGVIFRDVFTLPANDSGFVLVSAQRTGAGTRTCTATAGAGVTVTVDAGGTSYANPTGAPAQVTVQCPALPSLTNEQTETLQVVIRPNVNSGNTGRQFDNTADFVVDLDGDGTGDPTAGTDGDGNTYDFNTDTSDDSKSAQLPFEAGQVDLITNKVDTGFTGGVDPLGFDATNPAANLITYRITIRNNGPSVATDVRLADTFTPPSGRTVTFIGASATPTGTFDPAACSVTSGSNPTVGAVQVLNCLMPGIGFSNNVAGVVASGQTSTLYLRYRYDTPPGAAGDTVSNLAQATSAETDSNTANNGASQETTIRASADVGVSKHVITATPDADPDVALPANATSVGLRQPFFYVIDGINNGPGASLSRDRSGSSPLNGTGTVVSDTLPAGLVVVGQVTWQKKGPIPGGGGGEVPNGTGNCTQASATLTCNLGDVTVGGKLRIVVPVRWDTYPGASAINNTATITTEQVDRVPPNNTSTVPILVTRASLAGTVFEDRDRAGANGGVRQGGEPAIAGVTIVLTGTDAYGNAVNRSTTTAADGSYSFDNLSAAGAGGYTLTQTQPAGYRNGPVDPPVAGASAPSLGGTYAAGSPNSSYTAIPVGATDAAVRYDFPEVRRPSLSGRVYADLNFNNVRDGGDPAIAGATVELLNAVTGAVLATTNTDGNGVYRFDDLDPTLTYSVREPLPAGQYSNRPSAINPGQIGGAACAPGTCVAGTAVAAPGGPDAATTDRISQIQLDAGLDGTEFNFGENPSGSAIQGRVWRDDDNDGVIDPTETGLADVDVVLTGTDQNGQAVNLTTKTDATGNYSFIGLLPGTYTVTEPTQPTGTLNGKTVPGDKGGTATDVATTPSAIATIVLGANQQGQHYDFGEVQAASLSGRVYYDNDDNGVVGSDETGIGNVRVVLTGTDDLGAAVQLTVQTDAQGNYRFENLRPGTYTVTEPEQPADTRNGITTAGTVGGATRGVATPRETVPSAISAVVLAPGAQSIDNNFGEIANTPDLVVSKIADPVKFTVNNTATYTISVRNIGPRPTAGVYQVQDRLPPGVTLAALPTGSGWTCAGAVGADRFSCDASTLIAPGQTASDRIQVQVAVGAAAATGNPVNNAVLVQGGGEDASHGPTPAERGAFDGDVTQLPVCDPAIIQNACRLPTQVQLAASVTGTVWFDVGNDDTLLDGGDRRLQNWIVELVDPTSGQVVRTTLSAADGSYRFGDVIPGQKWHIRFRDPSSGVIWAFPVSGETAAGAAAPCAADAAISNGSASSCRVSDGGVSQLEVVLKAGENLPQQSLPVDPSGVVYDAVTRDPVPGAIVTLAPVGVCAGYDPATSLLNTAAGGYRINGNAVSMTVGNDGYYQFLFGPAAPARCEFELTVTPPGGYVFVSTLIPAEGNSLSPPGAVGSNYQVQPNALAPTGPVGTATQYYLRLFAGSATAGIVHNHIPLDTAVATGLAITKTGDRQTAEVGDTVQYTITIRQTAGNPLQMVNVVDRLPRGFTYIEGTARANGVAVAEPLGKPGPTLGFSAGPIQVGQQIALTYRVRVGVGAQQGDGINRAQAYGCSIAGGCVDPVSLQPRSGALPSNQAQYRVRVTGGVFTEEGCVLGKVFVDCNVNHVQDREEIGIPGVRLYFEDGTWVISDSEGKYSYCGLPPQSHTLKVDASTLPQGARLTTSSNRNLGDADSLFIDLKNGELHRADFIEGSCSNPVLEQVKARRTQGEVRAPETETGKAPLRFSSKPARAPQQATDSAAQSPIVKPRGTPPPDVTVPAEVQP; encoded by the coding sequence ATGATGGCCATCTTGCTGCTGGCCGCGCCTGCGTTGGCGGCCGCCGCGGACCTGCAGATCACCAACCTGTCCGACACCGGCTACGATCCCACGCCGGCCGGGGGCAGCGTGGTCTACAGCGTCACCGTCGAGAACAGCGCCGCCGACACGGTCAACAACGCGGTGGTGATCTTCGATCTGCCCGCCGGCGCCCAGGCCGGCGCGCCGCTGCCGGCCACCTGCAGCGTGGCCGCCGGCAATGCGCAGCGCATCGAGTGCCGGGTCGGCACCCTGGTCGGCACCTTCTCCTCCAACGGCGCGCCGGTGACCTTCCAGTTGCCGGTGAGCACGGTCGGCCTGGCCCCGGGCACGATCGAGATCCGCGGCGCGATCGGCGTGGAAACCGGCCTGCCGGCGGCGAGCACGCCGATCGCCTCGCTGGCCGATGCCGATGCGTTCTTCGCCGGCGACAGCAACGCGGCCAACAACCGCCGCCTGGAAGCGACCACGCTGGAATCGGCGGGCGACCTGAGCGTGGAGAAGACCGCCACGCCGAACCCCGTCGTCGCCGGCGCCGAGGTCACCTACACCGTCACCGTGCGCAATGCCGGGCCCAGCGCCTCGGCCGGCTTCAGCGTGATCGACACGCTGCCGGCCGCGGTGCAGTACGTGGCCAACAGCTTCAGCGGCAGCGGCTGGACCTTCAACAGCGGCAGCATGACCGCCACCCACGCCGGCGCGCTGGCCAACGGCGGCAGCAGCAGCTTCACCTTCCGCGCCCGCGTCACCGCCGCCAGCGGCAACATCATCAACACCGCGCGGGTGGAAGCCGGCGGCACGCCCGATCCGCTGCCCGACAACAACACCGGCAGCGTGACCACCACGGTCAGCGCTGGCGCCGACCTGGCGCTGAGCAAGAGCGTCAACCCCTCGCCGGCGATCTCCGGCCAGCCGGTCACCTTCAACATCCAGGTGCGCAACCAGGGCCCGAGCGCCGCGGTCAATCCGCGTTTCGTGGACAACCTGCCGACCGGCTTCCTGGCCACCGGCGGCACCGCGCCGGCCGGCTGGACCTGCACCAACAGCAACGGCAACGCCACCCGCACCTGCGTGCTGAACGGCAGCCTGGCGGTCGGCGCCGTGGCCGATTTCACCATCGAGAGCACGGTGCCGGCGTCCGGCACCAACAGCAGCGGCGACGTCACCAACAGCGCCACCGCCAGCGCCGACACCCCGGATGCGAACAACGCCGACAACACCGGCAGCACCACCTTCACCGTGCTCGCCGACGGCGCCGACCTGTCGATGAACAAGACCAAGACGCCGGCGCTGGTGCCGGTGTGGAGCGGCATCGGCAGCGATCTGGACAGCCGCATGACCAGCACCATCGTCGTGCGCAACATGGGCCCGCGCCCGGCGACCGGCCAGGTGCAGACGGTGGATACGCTGGCGACCGGCGAAGAACTGCTGCAGCCGGACGGCAGCGTGGCGCAGCCGGGCGTGGCGTTCGCCGCCGGCGCGTGGACCTGCGTGGTCGACCAGGCCTACAGCGGCGCCAGCGTGCAGCACGTGACCTGCGACCTGGGCGCCGGTTCGCTGCCGTTGGCGGTGGGCGCGCAGGCGCCGACCCTGCAGCTGCTGACGCGTGCGCGCAGTTCCTCGGCCAATCTGCTCAACAACGCCTGTACCGGCGGCTCCGGCGGCTCGATCGAGCCGCTGACCGGCAACGGCATCGACCGCGATCCGGAAACCGACAACGACTGCTCCGGCGCGGGCACCCGCACCACCGACGAGCGCGCCGACCTGTCCATCGCCAAGCGGACCAATGGCGCCGGCGACGGCGACAACGTGCTGGCGGCCAACCAGGACACGCTCAGCTACACGCTGACCGTCACCAACAACGGCCCGGACAGCACCACCGGCGTGGTGGTCAACGACACCGTTCCCGGTTTCGTCAACGGCCGCACCCAGATCAGCGTGACCACCACCCCGGCCGGCTGGATCTGCACGATCAACGGCGCCTCGGTGGTCTGCCGCTCCGGCACCACCGCGCTGGCCAACGGCGCCACCGCGCAGATCGTCATCCAGGTCCAGCGCGCGCTGTTCGACAGCTTCAACCAGGCCGCCGGCACCTGCGGCGGCACCGCCATCAGCGGCGCGTTCTGCAACACCGCCGGCGTCGGCATCGATGCGGCCGTGGCCGGTTCGGTGGGCGAGCTCAACGGCAACAACAACCAGGCCTCGGACTGGATCCGCATCGCGCGCGTGGCCAACGTCGCCACCACCGCCAAGACCATCTCCTCGGGCACGCCCGGCCGCGCCGGCGTCAACACCACCTACGTGATGTCCTACATCAACCGCGGCCCGTCGACGGTGCCCGGGGTGATCTTCCGCGACGTGTTCACCCTGCCGGCCAACGATTCGGGCTTCGTGCTGGTGTCCGCGCAGCGCACCGGCGCCGGAACCCGCACCTGTACCGCCACCGCCGGCGCCGGGGTGACCGTCACCGTCGACGCGGGCGGCACCTCCTACGCCAACCCGACCGGCGCGCCGGCGCAGGTCACCGTGCAGTGCCCGGCGCTGCCCTCGCTCACCAACGAGCAGACCGAAACCCTGCAGGTGGTGATCCGGCCCAACGTCAACAGCGGCAACACCGGCCGCCAGTTCGACAACACCGCCGACTTCGTGGTGGACCTCGATGGCGACGGCACGGGCGACCCGACCGCGGGCACCGATGGCGACGGCAACACCTACGACTTCAACACCGACACCAGCGACGACAGCAAGAGCGCGCAGCTGCCGTTCGAGGCCGGCCAGGTCGACCTGATCACCAACAAGGTGGACACCGGCTTCACCGGCGGCGTGGATCCGCTCGGCTTCGACGCGACCAATCCTGCCGCGAACCTGATCACCTACCGGATCACGATCCGCAACAACGGCCCGTCGGTGGCCACCGACGTGCGCCTGGCCGACACCTTCACCCCGCCGTCCGGCCGCACCGTCACCTTCATCGGCGCCTCGGCCACGCCCACCGGCACCTTCGACCCGGCCGCCTGTTCGGTGACCTCCGGCAGCAACCCGACCGTGGGCGCGGTGCAGGTGCTGAACTGCCTGATGCCTGGCATCGGCTTCAGCAACAACGTCGCCGGCGTGGTCGCGTCCGGCCAGACCAGCACGCTGTACCTGCGCTACCGCTACGACACCCCGCCCGGCGCGGCCGGCGACACGGTCAGCAACCTGGCCCAGGCCACGTCCGCCGAGACAGACAGCAACACCGCCAACAACGGCGCCAGCCAGGAAACCACGATCCGCGCCTCGGCCGACGTGGGCGTGAGCAAGCACGTGATCACCGCCACGCCCGATGCCGATCCGGATGTGGCGCTGCCGGCCAACGCCACGTCGGTGGGCCTGCGCCAGCCGTTCTTCTACGTCATCGACGGCATCAACAACGGCCCCGGCGCGAGCCTGTCGCGCGACCGCAGCGGCAGCAGCCCGCTCAACGGCACCGGCACCGTGGTCAGCGACACGCTGCCCGCCGGGCTGGTGGTCGTCGGCCAGGTGACCTGGCAGAAGAAGGGCCCGATCCCGGGCGGCGGCGGTGGCGAGGTGCCCAACGGCACCGGCAACTGCACCCAGGCCTCGGCCACGCTGACCTGCAACCTCGGCGACGTCACCGTCGGCGGCAAGCTGCGCATCGTGGTGCCGGTGCGCTGGGATACCTACCCGGGCGCGTCGGCGATCAACAACACCGCGACCATCACCACCGAGCAGGTCGATCGCGTCCCGCCGAACAACACCTCCACCGTGCCGATCCTGGTCACGCGGGCGTCGCTGGCCGGCACCGTGTTCGAGGACCGCGACCGCGCCGGCGCCAACGGCGGCGTCCGCCAGGGCGGCGAACCGGCCATCGCCGGCGTCACCATCGTGCTGACCGGCACCGATGCCTACGGCAATGCGGTCAACCGCAGCACCACCACCGCGGCCGACGGCAGCTACAGCTTCGACAACCTGTCGGCCGCCGGCGCGGGCGGCTACACGCTGACCCAGACCCAGCCGGCCGGCTATCGCAACGGCCCGGTGGATCCGCCGGTCGCCGGCGCCAGCGCGCCGTCGCTGGGCGGCACCTATGCCGCCGGCAGCCCCAACTCCAGCTACACCGCGATCCCGGTCGGCGCGACCGATGCGGCGGTGCGTTACGACTTCCCGGAAGTGCGCCGCCCCAGCCTGTCCGGCCGGGTCTACGCCGACCTGAACTTCAACAACGTGCGCGACGGCGGCGACCCGGCGATCGCCGGCGCCACCGTGGAACTGCTCAACGCCGTCACCGGCGCGGTGCTGGCCACCACCAATACCGACGGCAACGGCGTCTACCGCTTCGACGACCTGGATCCGACCCTGACCTACAGCGTGCGCGAGCCGCTGCCGGCCGGGCAGTACAGCAACCGTCCCAGCGCGATCAATCCCGGCCAGATCGGCGGCGCGGCGTGCGCGCCGGGCACCTGCGTGGCCGGCACCGCGGTGGCCGCCCCCGGCGGCCCGGATGCGGCCACCACCGATCGCATCTCGCAGATCCAGCTGGACGCGGGCCTGGACGGCACCGAGTTCAACTTCGGCGAGAACCCCAGCGGCAGCGCGATCCAGGGACGGGTGTGGCGCGACGACGACAACGACGGCGTGATCGACCCGACCGAGACCGGCCTGGCCGACGTGGACGTGGTGCTGACCGGCACCGACCAGAACGGCCAGGCGGTCAACCTGACCACCAAGACCGACGCGACCGGCAACTACAGCTTCATCGGCCTGCTGCCGGGCACCTACACGGTGACCGAACCGACCCAGCCGACCGGCACCCTCAACGGCAAGACCGTGCCCGGCGACAAGGGCGGCACCGCCACCGACGTGGCCACCACGCCGTCGGCGATCGCCACCATCGTGCTCGGCGCCAACCAGCAGGGCCAGCACTACGACTTCGGCGAAGTGCAGGCGGCCTCGCTGTCCGGCCGCGTCTACTACGACAACGACGACAACGGCGTGGTCGGCAGCGACGAGACCGGCATCGGCAACGTGCGCGTGGTGCTGACCGGCACCGACGACCTCGGCGCCGCGGTGCAGCTGACCGTGCAGACCGACGCGCAGGGCAACTACCGCTTCGAGAACCTGCGTCCGGGCACCTACACGGTGACCGAACCGGAGCAGCCGGCCGACACCCGCAACGGCATCACCACCGCGGGCACCGTCGGCGGCGCCACGCGCGGCGTGGCGACCCCGCGCGAAACCGTGCCGTCGGCGATTTCGGCGGTGGTCCTGGCCCCGGGCGCGCAGTCGATCGACAACAACTTCGGCGAGATCGCCAACACCCCGGACCTGGTCGTCAGCAAGATCGCCGACCCGGTCAAGTTCACCGTCAACAACACCGCCACCTACACCATCAGCGTGCGCAACATCGGCCCGCGTCCGACCGCCGGCGTGTACCAGGTGCAGGACCGCCTGCCGCCGGGCGTGACCCTGGCGGCGCTGCCCACCGGCAGCGGCTGGACCTGCGCCGGCGCGGTCGGTGCCGACCGCTTCAGCTGCGACGCCAGCACGCTGATCGCGCCCGGGCAGACCGCCAGCGACCGCATCCAGGTGCAGGTCGCGGTGGGCGCGGCCGCGGCCACCGGCAACCCGGTCAACAACGCGGTGCTGGTGCAGGGCGGCGGCGAAGACGCCTCGCACGGCCCGACCCCGGCCGAGCGCGGCGCGTTCGACGGCGACGTGACCCAGCTGCCGGTGTGCGATCCGGCGATCATCCAGAACGCCTGCCGCCTGCCGACGCAGGTGCAGCTGGCGGCCTCGGTGACGGGCACGGTCTGGTTCGACGTCGGCAACGACGACACCCTGCTCGACGGCGGCGATCGCCGCCTGCAGAACTGGATCGTCGAACTGGTCGATCCGACCAGCGGCCAGGTGGTCAGGACCACGCTCAGCGCCGCCGACGGCAGCTACCGCTTCGGCGACGTGATCCCCGGGCAGAAGTGGCACATCCGCTTCCGCGATCCGAGCTCCGGGGTGATCTGGGCGTTCCCGGTCAGCGGCGAGACCGCTGCCGGCGCCGCCGCCCCGTGCGCGGCCGACGCGGCGATCAGCAACGGCAGCGCCAGTTCGTGCCGGGTCAGCGACGGCGGCGTCAGCCAGCTGGAAGTGGTGCTCAAGGCCGGCGAGAACCTGCCGCAGCAGAGCCTGCCGGTGGATCCGTCGGGCGTGGTCTACGACGCGGTCACCCGCGACCCGGTGCCCGGTGCGATCGTCACCCTGGCCCCGGTCGGCGTCTGCGCCGGCTACGACCCGGCCACCAGCCTGCTCAACACCGCGGCCGGCGGCTACCGCATCAACGGCAACGCGGTGTCGATGACCGTCGGCAACGACGGCTACTACCAGTTCCTGTTCGGCCCGGCGGCGCCGGCGCGCTGCGAGTTCGAGCTGACGGTGACCCCGCCGGGCGGCTACGTGTTCGTCTCCACGCTGATCCCGGCCGAAGGCAACTCGCTGTCGCCGCCCGGCGCGGTGGGCAGCAACTACCAGGTGCAGCCCAACGCGCTGGCGCCGACCGGTCCGGTCGGCACCGCGACCCAGTACTACCTGCGGCTGTTCGCCGGGTCGGCCACCGCCGGCATCGTCCACAACCACATTCCGCTGGACACCGCGGTGGCCACCGGACTGGCCATCACCAAGACCGGCGACCGCCAGACCGCCGAAGTGGGCGACACCGTGCAATACACCATCACCATCCGCCAGACCGCCGGCAATCCGTTGCAGATGGTCAACGTGGTCGATCGCCTGCCGCGCGGCTTCACCTACATCGAAGGCACCGCGCGCGCCAACGGCGTGGCCGTGGCAGAACCGCTGGGCAAGCCCGGCCCGACGCTGGGCTTCAGCGCCGGCCCGATCCAGGTCGGCCAGCAGATCGCGCTGACCTACCGCGTCCGCGTCGGCGTCGGCGCCCAGCAGGGCGACGGCATCAACCGCGCCCAGGCCTATGGCTGCTCGATCGCCGGCGGCTGCGTGGATCCGGTGTCGCTGCAGCCGCGCTCCGGCGCGCTGCCGTCCAACCAGGCGCAGTACCGCGTGCGCGTCACCGGCGGCGTGTTCACCGAGGAGGGTTGTGTGCTGGGCAAGGTATTCGTGGATTGCAACGTCAACCACGTGCAGGACCGCGAGGAGATCGGCATTCCCGGCGTGCGCCTGTACTTCGAGGACGGCACCTGGGTGATCAGCGATTCGGAAGGCAAGTACAGCTACTGCGGCCTGCCGCCGCAGAGCCACACGCTGAAGGTCGACGCCAGCACGCTGCCGCAGGGCGCGCGCCTGACCACCAGCAGTAACCGCAACCTGGGCGACGCCGACAGCCTGTTCATCGATCTCAAGAACGGCGAGCTGCATCGCGCCGACTTCATCGAGGGCAGCTGTTCCAACCCGGTGCTGGAGCAGGTCAAGGCGCGGCGCACGCAGGGCGAGGTGCGCGCACCGGAGACCGAGACCGGCAAGGCGCCGCTGCGCTTCAGCAGCAAGCCGGCGCGCGCGCCGCAGCAGGCCACCGACTCGGCGGCGCAGTCGCCGATCGTCAAGCCACGCGGTACGCCGCCGCCCGATGTCACCGTTCCTGCGGAGGTGCAGCCATGA